The Juglans microcarpa x Juglans regia isolate MS1-56 chromosome 2D, Jm3101_v1.0, whole genome shotgun sequence DNA window TTGTCTATTTTATAGGATATTGTTATATGCTTGTGTGCCCGTGCGCTCCATTGAATACTTTTGAAATTGATTGTCAAGTTTATTTTGGCTGGGGAATTAGTAACCCAAACAACAGAAGCCTTGTCCCATTTATCCAACTATTCCAAACTTGTAGTCCTAGCTTCTGCTCCTAGAAATCATGTATGGGTACACTGCACTGTCTTTTATAGCAGATCCCAtcaatttattcttttgtttgagttaacttcaaggaaaaaaaaaatgttgtgtgcAGGAATGACGTGTGCTGCCTCCTTTTCCATTGTTTTCCTCTTAAAAATCTCCTCAGCTTTTGTCTGATTGTAGGATGGTAATGAGGTGTTCTTTAGGATTAAAAGAAGCACCCAGTTGCGGAAACTCATGACTGCATACTGTGATCGTCAATCTGTAGAGTTCAACTCTATTGCATTCTTGTTTGATGGGCGCAGACTTCGAGCAGAACAGACTCCAGATGAggtaagattattattattcaaagtattatgcatacttttttttttttactttgaaatattttggaaGGGGTTCAAAATTTAGTAGTCATATTTTGCTATTATACATCATAATAATTGGCGTCTGACCATTTGAAATGTTTAGAACTCATATGCTCATCATTTTTATGTGGGTTAACTGCATTATTCTTGGCTATGCTGTCCCTGTCAAGAGACTTCATGGTTGAGCTGATAAACTAAATGTCAAGCCATGGATTATTATGACATCCCAAACTGTATTTGCATCATCTTACATGctgttttttctgttttgtttgcATCATGCACAAAACTTTGACTTGGGGTTAGCTTGAGATGGAGGACGGTGATGAGATTGATGCGATGCTTCACCAAACTGGAGGTGGGAACTACCCTTAACTTCAAATCGCTCTGCACAGAGACGTGGAAGCCGTGGCAAGGAGAGTTTGTGTGAAATGCAAAGATCTTGTTTTGCTTTATCTATGGAACTATTATTAATGTAATTGGAAATGAATCTAATGAAAGAATTGAAAAGGTTAAGTTGAGGTATTGGGTACCAGTGATACTTCAGACTTTTAATGCATGGTTATTGACCCTGGGTCCTCCAATATGCTTTCTGTGTGTGAGCTCACATTGTTTATTCGTTCCAAGGTGTTCAGGGTTCTCCCCTCTTTGATGTGTTAATGCAGAACTTTGATTTCTGATGGTAAGAGACTATATATTGTTCTTCTGTTTACTTCCATATTGTTCTTCTATCCTGCTTTGTTGTAGTCTGAAATTGCTGTTGGAACTGTCTTAATCCGCAACTGTCATTAGGAAGTGGTATTAAcctgaatattttctttgttatcTTCCCTCCTTTACAATTTTCAATTACTTCggattttaaaaattctggAATGGATTAGGAAATATTTTTCCTGTTTTACATCCTTCATTGGACTAAAGTTCTATCATAAGGCTGTCAGTCTAACCTTCCTGCTCTTTATCAAGCCAAAATCATAGGGtttcattcatgaaaaatttCATATGCAAGCCTATGAAAAGGAAACATTTTACACAATTAATGACTacgaaatttttaaaatttaaatttttaaaccaaGTTTCGTCATATCAGCGATTTGATGGATAGTGCCTCTACACACTGGATCATAAAtataagagttttgctacatacTTCTCCTATACCACATGccatatatgttttaattttttttaattttattcctaCTAAATTAGTTAagttcttctacttatcatctttaCATCATATACttgtttagataaaaaaaataaataaataagaagattaaaaaatcaaaataggtGTGTGGtataagaatgatgagtagaatacattttcattcatttatcagTTTTATTCCTCCAGgtttgttttgaaaagtgagacgatctcatttcatctcaaaaatttcataatttccttcataatcattaattaaatacaaacactttttaattttaattcttcaactttttcatttaatcattacaatttttctaaatttttaaacaaaacacaaaaaacaatactacttttttaatttcaaaacaaaaattatattataacaatattttaactttataatatttttattcaacttttttatttcattttttaaaactcgaTAAAATTTCTTAACCTATACcctttcactattatttacaaacaattttattacCATTCCCATAATTCTCATGAAGAAAGGATTATAAAGGCTGCCAGTCTAACCCGAGGCCTCTGAAACTTTCTACTAATTTTATTACCATTCCCATAATTCTCATGAAGAAAGGATTATACAGGCTGCCAGTCTAACCCGAGGCCTCTGAAACTTTCTACTCCTTATCAATTCAAAACCAGGGGTTTTTTTCATTTCAGTTTTATTCCTCTTAAGTTCATAATAAAGAAATTGAAGGCATgtgtagaaaaatatttaaataagtggaaaaagaaatattaatttattttttcaaaataacaataaaataccCTAGTTATAGACTTTTTCTACTTATTTGATCCATATATACGTGTCTTTCCTTCATCTTCGATAAGCAACACACAGATGACAGATCGAACACACAGAGAGCACTCAAAACCCAAAGCCCAAAACGGGGCAATGGCGAGTAGAGACCACGCTAGAAGTTTCTCGGAATATACACAATGAAatggcaaagaaaaaaaaattaagtcacGCTAGCAAATAGCAATCACATATCATATTACAGTCTTTTATTTTGCCGGGGGGTGGTTTACAACACAGGTTTTTGACCATTTCATCCTTCACAAAATTTACTAAAATTAGGTACAAGAGTAGCTTGTTTCCTCCCTAGTGCTGATGCACATTGTTTGCCATGACTGCTACCTTAACATAATCCCAAAAAAATTCTCTTTGGTCCCTTTTTTGGCCTCATGAAAGTTTAATGTAAAAAAGTGACATATCTCTGAGCTATTGGGTGGCAACCTCTGCATATCTTGTGCATTACATGACATCTTTAGTTCCCAGCAAAAGAGGGAGGAAGAATTCAAGCTGGCAATTGAAGCTTCTTGCTGTTCTTCCAGCTGCAATCCAAATTTCAGACATACACAAAAGACAAGAAGCCTTGAGCTGAATACCAATTACTAACCaaaaaacgaaagaaagaaaaggcagGACCATATacctatcaaaataataatagaagaaaTCAGCATAAAGCAATGTTTGAACAAGCCCGGAGACCCAAGCTGCAATATCCAGacaatagaaacaagaaaaattaacaATGAACTCAATTGTTCAATGAAAACAAATATACATACAATTCAATGCAAGACCTAAAacgttatattttgaaaacggGGGATTCTAAATATCAGCTGCCTTCCAACAATATATGCCGTGGTCGATTTCAAACATCATTCATTGAACGAAAATGTAAAGTATTGGCCTTATGCATGAAAGAGTTAGAATCTCAAAGTATTAGGTTTAATGCTAAAAAAGCcacttgaaaaaatatatattgaccaaaaaaaacagtaaaattGCAATGAAAAGTCATGTTAACATGATAAAAAATGGTGGGAATTTAAGACATATCTAAATCTCACTTTACAGGCATATTACTCTGCATGACTTTCATATGTTGACTCATACACTATTTTCATGTCTTTCTAATCAAGAGGAATCATTGGCACCATTGCAGAAATTGTGTACTATGAGACAGAAACTTTATGCAACACAATCTCATAAAACACACTGCATAAGGCGTTACATGCCAAGGTGACGTGTTTATGTAATGGTTCACAGTTCCATGTCTACATTATAGGCAGCATCAATATGCATGTCTTTATTAATTATACCAGATAGGTACATAAACACAAATTTGcgaccaatatatatatatatagacgcccacttgcacacacacacactttctcttatatgaATAGAAAATGTTGtcaccaaaagaagaaaaagaaaataaaagtatgcAAGAAGTCTACTATACATGTATCCAGTGCATGTGTACAGACACGTGTGACTAAAACCGAGACTCAGAAAACACCAGCAAACCTGCAGGAAGACAGAAATTCATAACAGGGAGAGAGGATCATACTTATCCAATGAACATAGTGTGGCTCAGTGAAGTAGCGATAAATCCAGTTGAGAATGTAGAGTGCCCGATAAGCACTGCATTAGACAGGCAGGAATTGAGCACGTAAAAGTATATTAGACAGACAGAAATTTCTTTGGCAAGTACAAAATAGTCGCATTACAACATAAATCAAGAATCAGGATACAACATGGTCAAATTAGGAATCTAGATCCTCTTGAGTTCCTACCCAAACTCTTAAGGcatagagtgagagagagacacatGAAATGAGCCCTACAACATTTATTGAGCATTTAATCCTGCCCGAGAAATTCACTCAATTAGCTATAAATGTTATTGCATTCACTTCGTATGTTAATTTCTCCTAGTCTAGGCCCTAGAGCTTGGGTAGGAACACTAAAGGATCCAAATCCTCAAATTAGCCTATAAACATGTGCATCTATATAATTGAACCATTTCCAAGCGATCCTACTATGAGAGTTAAACTTTTTCAGTTTTGGCATTAAAACATTACAGGTAAGGAAGAAGAGATCACAGAGACAGACAGACGggtagggagggagggagggagggaataATATtaagtaggggtgctacccatcCCCTACAGGGCAGGGGCACCCCTTCTCCACACCCCGCCCCGCAgggggcggggggtggggttttcacccccgtcGGGGCGGATTGGGGtgccccgcaccccgccccgcatggggcagggggtggggttttcaccccctTCAGGGAGGATTCTCAATCCGCCTCGCCTccttctacttaaaaaaaaatattacattttatttgatttaaaaattatttctaagtgcaaaaataattaaaaatacatttttagacccaaattataaatttaaattttgtaaatgactataatttaaaaactatgtaatttttaaatttgttagtgcatattttgtgtaaattgtagtgtattagtttttaaactaagtaatttttaaatttaccaatgcatattttgtgaataagtctaacaaattataatatatatttatatatacacaatttgtaaaatataaatatatatttatatttatatatatgtatataatatatataaatataagcgGGGAAGGGGAAATGCGGGGCGGAGTTGGGCCCTCCCCACCACCCTCCCCCGCATGGGCAGAGTGGGGTTGCCAGccccgccatgcgggggcggaGTGGAAGCGGGGCGGGGCAGCACCCCTCTGCCCACCCTAAtattaaggcctcatttggatacagaaacggtttcatcacatctcatctcattattacaactttttcaaaatctcacacaaaatataataaaaaattcaactttttcaaatcccaaaataataataatattaaaaaataacattctaacaatattttattcaactttcatctaaaaccatctcatctcatctcactatccaaacggggcctaaatgGCACTGCTGCAGAAAATGTTTGAGAAACCAATTATCTCCTCTCCCATCGTAAATAACATCTGACCCTATAGCATCTCTGAAAGATGCCCAGGAGAATCATGTTCTGCACAATGGCAATTAATTCCAATTGCCCAAAGAAAATACTGTGATTGCATCTTTTGGTGGAAATTTAGAAAGATCAAAACTTCGATGCGTCACTGGAATCAAAACCTGAATATGGAGATTTCTTTCACACGCATCACTTTACTTCTCTTGCTATTAATATGAATGAGTATGAGATACCAGAAGAAATATGCATAACATTCCTAGCAAGCTCAAGAACTTATTACttgttataacaaaaaaatgaaagctcAAGAACTCATCATAACTTGAGATCCATAACATTTTGGAATATAAGAGGGTGAACCAAGGCTACttcattatataattaaatagccATCGGTTTTCATCCAAATTTTGCAGATATGAAGTTagaatgtacttttttttaatatgttagaATTGTACTTATATAATCAACTATTTCCATTCCACTAGTGAAAATTGGAACTTCACAGTCAAAAAAGTAGGGATATCATAGagtagattaaaaataaaaggtgccATCAAGGCACTGGGATTCTATACACCTAAGGTGCTGGGCACCATCCTAAGCATTTGAGTGAGAGTGATGCAACCATTGAAcctcacttaaaatcatattagcACCAACAGAAACCGATTTGAACTGCATGAAAGCCCATTATAGGTTATTAGCATTCAAGCaaagaagaatctaaacatgagtgTGCAAGTGTCACCCAATGATTAACAAGCATTGATATTTTCCATTGTTCTAACACATACCAATTTGGAAGGGAAAGGCACTATTCTACTATGAAGGAATATGACTAAGCCAGAAATCAACAATATCTACAccattttataaatttggaaaaagaattAGCATACCCAAGAAGAAATACGTATTGTCCGGTCAGGTTGTCAATATTCCTAGTCCTCTGTAGCAATATGAGCTGAGGAAGTATGGCCACAGCTTCTAAATATAAGGAAAATGTCCACATGACctgtccattttatttttaaccgaatgagaaagaaaatacaagaaaaggAAGACAAACATCTTTAGGCACAAAGTTCTATAAAGGATGTAATGATGGTCAATCagcttgaaattattttttataagtaatctgTAATCAAGTATTTCAGTAAAAGTTGAAAGGCATGGCCCAAGTAAACGGGTACCATATAAGAGGAACACCTAACCAGCTTAAAATTATAACTATCATATGCAGGATGTTCGAAAAATTAACAACTAAAAGAAGATGGAAAGTTGCAAACAGACCTCCTGTAAGGTGAACTTCTCATGGATAAGTAGGGCCAAGAGTAAGCAAGGCAGTGCAAGGAAATAATGGCGGAATGTATCATGGTCTTTGTCATAGGATCTACGAACAATCTTGTGGCGCCTCATATACCAAACAATTGAAAACGAGCTCCCCAAGAATATTAACTTCATGAAGGTATTATAAAGGGATACAAAGCTAGTAAAAATATCCAAGTACCGGGTAACAAAAACAATAGCATAGAGCTCTTGCGTCTTCAAGGAAATACCTATACATCATGAAACatattaaagatgaaaaaaatttagcaTGTTCCAAAgtacaaaacttatttttaaaatgtaagatACTAGACAAGAAACATAGATAATATGGCCAAAGAATgtcatgcaaaaaaataaaaagaagaagaagaagaaataaataaataaaagataaagccTCAAACACAAATTCCATgacattacaaataaaaaaagtgtggaTGTAATATGGAGATCTCCTTGCATATACATGTGTGCCCTTACGTACACAAAAGAAGTAGAATTCACACCAGAACAtcatactaaaaattataagaatctTTGTAAGACCTTTACAGTCGAGCTTGTTACTTTGTGGCTATTAAAAATTTAGGACTAAGGGGCACTTTGTCCATTCCCAATTGACTTCTGACCACCTGTGATCTCTGACCAATTGAAGGTGTCAGTTGATGGTGGACAGAAAGGCCACCAACGGCAGGTATGATCAGTGATTGGCCGGGGTTGGGTTGTAAACTTTCAACAATGTCTATACATACAGGCAGAGAGTATTTccgataatatatttttgttacaGAGAGACTATTCTTCCAAAAATAGTTCATCTCCCTAGTGATAATTTTGGGagtgattttcaaaattttacagGTAGGAGCAAGTACTAAAAAGCATTTTCAGAAAATAATGCGACCAATTTGAGAGGACGATCTATAAGAATCAAGAAAGGAGCAATATAatatgaatctttttttttataagcaaacaattgtattaataagaataggcattgcccaagtacacaaaatgGTATACTAGAGGTAACACCTATCTcggaagaagaaatggaagcaATATAATATGAATCTCATTAAGCACATCCATAGAAGAACAAGTGAACAACTAGCAATCTTTTTTTTAGCAAGTATCAACCTGATAGATCTAAAGTTGTGTTAGCATATCCCTAAAACAAACAATGGTAAGAGTTTGGTCATAACCAATGTATAATGGAATCGTCATCCAAAGTAATGAATTgatctcaaaaaatttaaaatggtaAGTGACTTACACAGGTTGACATTTAAAAAACTgagaatgatagaaatttaACGACCTAGGAATTTAACCCACGAAGGATCAAACAAATCCTAAGGTTAAAGTGTCATGACTTATCAACAAGGTTAATATTATAAGGCCATAAACTGTGAGTAATACtttacaaaaatcaaatgttACAAACAGTCAAAAGGTGTTTAAATGGTTCCTCTAATGCATTCAGGATGAAGAATGATTTTTGGGAAGCATATTTGAAGATCGGTCAAATAATAATGGTTTTATGATCTCATTCCAAGAATGTCTTGGGAAGATCATGAGAAAGATTGTTTTTTATAGGTAGATCATGAGAAGGACAGATCTAAAAACTTGTCTTTTAACCTGGACCATTTAAGCAAAAACCTAGGACCATTCGAATGGTAGCTAAAACTTTGGATTTTATACCTTAAGACTCTTGTGCGAAACAGATCTGAGAATTGTACTTAACCAAGATTATTCAAGCCGTGAAATGATATCCTGAATTCTAACATAAAGGTTTTTTAGTGCTTTTCAAAGAGCATATAGATACAACTTTTTTTCACGACTACAGACCGTCAGACCCTTCCACAGAATATTTTAAGTTCACAAGTGaggattagagagagagaacaatttcttcaaaaatctTGAGAGGtaaacaatttctttgaaaaggTGAAGTCAGAATAAATGCTTAAAGCTAATTTTGTTCATATTAAGTGTGGGTTGTCTCCTGCCTGACCGGCTGACCTGCCATCACTGGTCTTTATGATAAATCTTAAAGCAGCAACACAATCTTAAGAAGCGTTATCCTGCTTTAGGGAACATCATCTTACAAGCTAGCAAGTTCCATTTCCTCTTTATTCTATTGAATTTTGTCAAACCATGGTTGCTGGACATAAACATAAAAGCATTGTTTTTCTTAGGTAAATAGCTTCTCTGTGCCCGTTGGTTACTCGTTAACTTTTTGATCTTTCCATAAGATAGACCTGTTCTAATGGGATAACATCTACAATTTGTGATGGAAATGGCAGCTCATCAAGATCATGTGGTTTTAGTCTACAAATCAATGCATAAATAACTTGGCCCAGCCAAAAGTGATTTGTGACAAATGGTGATTTTAAGATTATGAAGAAGTAGAAAAGGTTAGAATAAATTTCAACAATCACACAAGACaccaagatttttatttttgtttttattttattttttataagtaagaatctttattgaatcaaatgaaactaggcaatgcccatgtacacaagaaCTATACCAAATGAGACACAAGACACCAAGATTTACATGGGTCAGCTTAAAAAAAACCTACATCAACTGGCGGAGACGATCGCAAAGAAATTTACTAATCACAAAGATATAGTACAAGAGAGTGGCAACAAATCACTCAAACCCAAAACTCCCATATACCTAAGTTTCACACTCTCATCGTAGAGACTATACAAAACTGAactgaaacaaaaaacaacaaatctgTGATTTGTGAGTTTGTCTTCCACTCTCGCTCAATTTAAGATACATGCTTTTATTTAAGAGCTAGTGTACGGATTTTTAGATACAAGAGAAAAAATGTGAGAAGCATTAAATTGgatagacaaaaaaaatttcacatggCTAGGAATCATAGTTTTGGCAATTCGGTTGAAAAACAATGCATGCATTTATCACCTTCAAAGAAAGCAAATTGCTTCCAGAAAATGCTATATGCTACATTATCATCCATTTACTATCTTATTGTGATGCCTATCATTATTAATACtaccgtttacttataaaaaataaaaaataaaactatcttATTGCGATGATGTAGCATTATCCGTAAACTATTggatttttcatctaaaaatcATAACAGATTTAATAGTTGATGG harbors:
- the LOC121249913 gene encoding small ubiquitin-related modifier 1-like, whose protein sequence is MSAAGGGGGSGGQEEDKKPMDQHINLKVKGQDGNEVFFRIKRSTQLRKLMTAYCDRQSVEFNSIAFLFDGRRLRAEQTPDELEMEDGDEIDAMLHQTGGGNYP
- the LOC121249912 gene encoding ER lumen protein-retaining receptor, producing MNIFRLAGDMTHLASVLVLLLKIHTIKSCAGISLKTQELYAIVFVTRYLDIFTSFVSLYNTFMKLIFLGSSFSIVWYMRRHKIVRRSYDKDHDTFRHYFLALPCLLLALLIHEKFTLQEVMWTFSLYLEAVAILPQLILLQRTRNIDNLTGQYVFLLGAYRALYILNWIYRYFTEPHYVHWITWVSGLVQTLLYADFFYYYFDSWKNSKKLQLPA